One window from the genome of Asterias amurensis chromosome 12, ASM3211899v1 encodes:
- the LOC139945606 gene encoding ubiquitin carboxyl-terminal hydrolase 9X-like isoform X3: MTVGMRGSPTGGGDSGSEGNPATDTNPQQQTQPQTPGPSQPITPSSPQQPPTQGGSGDSDVEVDLEEPEFPLEELNRLDDMINKPRWVVPVLPKGELEVLLESSINLCKKGADVRSEACQRFFRDGLTTSFTKILTDEAVSGWKFEIHRCIMKNTERLIELCLAKLDQDWFPLLDLLAMALNPLCKFHVYNGTRQSETVPQGSQMNSNELFARPPDLRTPKGWLVDLVNKFGSLGGFDILMKRFLNETQPLNVPIIHALLRPWGQCYELLTSHIILSHFMPVMDRIVSYLDNLTDEELKKESKNEAKNDALTSIIKSLKNLVSRITNQEDKIKNLEMFRLKMILRLLQISSFNGKMNALNEVNKVIASVSYYTHKHSGMEEEEWLTAERMAEWIQENQVLSIVLRDSLHQPQYVEKLEKILRFVIKEKALTMEDLDNIWAAQVGKHEAIVKNVHDLLAKLAWDFSPEQLDHLFDCFQESWSSASTKQREKLLELIRRLAEDDKDGVMAHKVLGLLWALAHQQDVPTDIMDQALHAHTKILDYSCSQDRDAQKIRWIDQFVEELRKDKWVIPALKQIKEICCLFGEAPQNYTHAQRCPHVQYRHDVINMLQQKHSLVTLVAENLSSYMNHARQIAKENPEVDPHDVSTDSRYSHVQQVQERLNYLRFLLKDGQLWLCAPQAKQIWNCLAENSVYVSDREACFKWFSNLMGEEPDLDPEINKDFFENNILQLEPSLLTENGIMCFDRFFKAVNSKEGKLVPKRRNYLMDDLELIGQDYLWRVVLCASDEIANRAIDLLKEINTNLGPRLQGAQVDIHEDFIQSCMDRLKAMYDTLRILQEDKDGNDKVQQEAVRMTRVLTVLREYISEYDSEYTEERTILPMARAHRGKHVTLLVRFPNQGRQGDDIDIWSHTNESLASVRRQILLRVKANTTTTRVDLYVNGELLDPTEDRRLVGKIPLRDKTLITAKLCPVGTNMPSSPDSSSDSSTGSPHHPSEGPNVEAEKSLPGVLMSTQHKYADFIFHLADMGCSLEINPLRDGARALLKIIPSDTATVDMLNEVCKHNSKLGEQSSSPSLESLFFGSSQSQVLYHLEVVYSLLMPAHMPHGESAFEFQYNFLKSGGVMCVMSMLTKNNFLPNADTDTRRLSLQVVLKIAKLMLTTVGYAKIAFVAEACQPDSGSQSPQLQVSASTHNQAVVLQHALQHIPNPNAECVLRNVAVRLGRHAAEGAKIDTPDLSVVKAVQKIAWSAGCGCLHLLHGSNEEVHKGYEKDNARIPESEDVALCREALEVLSVCLALCPAALEALNKDKPWQCFIIDLLLLSKSRPIRISAMDQFLLMATKCSNGHKPLFFFITLSFTVLPSTAKDHSKHCSEYFSLLCRLLNYAFATSTAMSQAEILLNNEIDWIKKIRDVVLSTGENYCEEGLLEGHLGISKELLAFMPSEKKFQRGSKKDGCQLIKELMEDFLFPASKIVVQTRKNGAETPLDPIRPICYTPPTTNAAFDLLVALCNNCVPNLKMVAETLTDMYYSGTEVPLSEWEYLPPVGPRPNNGYVGLKNAGATCYMNSVLQQLYMVPDIRMVVLATEGAATDVDDDFSGDEKQDTETNIDVGDAEHSGSPEGQSILSKQEERKEYNLCVLKQVQAIFGHLAESKLQYYIPRGFWKHFKLWGEPVNLREQHDALEFFNSLVDSLDDALKAFGANAVFARVLGGSFADQKICKDCPHRYSREESFTTLNVDIRNHQNLIDSLEQYVKGDLLEGANAYHCEKCNKKVDTVKRLCIKKLPSVLAIQLKRFDYDWERECAIKFNDYFEFPREFDMDPYTVAGLAKIEGEVIHDERESSDENEEETPHSTRYRLVGVVVHSGQASGGHYYSYILQRNGDLNGKWYKFDDGEVTECRMDDDEEMKNQCFGGEYMGEVFDHMLKRMSYRRQKRWWNAYILFYERMDPPKKDLDKALENLTITPKNLMKMPASIQRRVRRQNIQFMHSRMQYSIEYFQFIRKLVTCNAVLFNIPQGQDQLGPDAEELAMISIQLASRFLFSVGFHTKKTLRGPATEWYDALYVLLRSSRNVRRWFAQHVLFAHPSRFSEYLLECPSSEVRNAFAKVIVILAHFSQPDGPFSPQGHVGQSSETAGTLSDYLLHAVLSLLKKEVSDHGRHLTQYFHLFQMYANLGVPERTQLLKLNVPSTFMLVALDEGPGPAIKYQYAELGKLYSVVSQLVRCCDVSSLTQSSVAGNAAVDNPHGDNVCIQSIMPIQQQVADQLFLRGGYVKKLIEDCNNSDETTKLLKFCSWENPKFSSMVLGELLWQVAYSYTYELRPYLDLLLQMLLLEDSWQNHRILNALKGIPDDRDGLFDTVQRSKNHYQKRAYQCIKCMVSLFSNCEAAGRLLASHGDLKRKWNWSVEWLGDELERRPYSANAQYTYNNWSPPAQSNETSNGYFLERSHSARITLAKACELCPDDEPEDLDAMDEQEGSPQDDPPVTNYQQHLPHLQQPNNQTITSQAQDEETSPQEETPATTNVQNKPQQAPNNQQNVTAQNSQLQPQVPNNQQPQNFPPNNHQANIHRHPNAINNTLHGPPNPPAHRGQPGEETPEQTTTTEEGEAYPSNKDKEAQ; encoded by the exons GGAGGAAGTGGAGACAGCGATGTGGAAGTGGATTTAGAAGAGCCAGAATTCCCTCTGGAGGAATTGAATAGGTTGGATGATATGATCAACAAGCCTCGGTGGGTCGTGCCTGTGTTACCCAAGGGAGAGCTGGAGGTGCTACTGGAGTCATCTATAAACCTCTGCAAGAAAG GAGCTGATGTACGCAGTGAGGCATGCCAGCGATTCTTCAGGGATGGCCTGACGACATCCTTCACAAAAATTCTGACAGATGAAGCTGTCAGCGGTTGGAAGTTTGAGATCCAT CGATGTATTATGAAGAACACAGAACGTCTGATCGAGCTATGTCTAGCCAAACTGGATCAAGACTGGTTTCCTCTGCTGGATCTTCTAGCTATGGCTCTTAACCCACTCTGCAA ATTTCATGTTTACAATGGCACACGCCAGTCAGAAACCGTCCCACAAGGTTCACAG ATGAACAGCAATGAATTGTTTGCCAGACCTCCGGATTTAAGAACCCCCAAA GGCTGGTTAGTGGATCTTGTCAACAAGTTTGGTTCTCTGGGAGGATTTGATATTCTTATGAAGAGATTCTTGAATGAAACCCAGCCGTTAAATGTACCTATCATACATGCATTACTAAG GCCATGGGGACAGTGCTATGAGCTACTGACTTCACATATAATCCTAAGCCATTTCATGCCAGTCATG GATCGTATTGTTAGTTATTTGGACAATCTAACAGACGAAGAATTGAAGAAGGAATCCAAGAACGAGGCAAAGAACGACGCTCTCACCTCAATCATCAAG TCTCTGAAGAACCTGGTATCCAGGATTACGAACCAAGAGGATAAGATCAAGAATCTGGAGATGTTTCGTCTCAAGATGATTCTCAG ACTTCTTCAGATATCTTCATTTAACGGCAAGATGAACGCGTTGAATGAGGTGAACAAGGTGATAGCCAGCGTGTCGTATTACACTCATAAACACAGTGGTATGGAGGAGGAAGAATGGCTGACTGCGGAGAGAATGGCT GAATGGATTCAGGAGAACCAAGTGCTTTCTATTGTGTTGAGGGACAGTCTTCATCAACCTCAG TATGTTGAGAAGTTGGAGAAGATCTTGAGGTTTGTGATCAAAGAGAAAGCTCTGACAATGGAGGACTTGGATAACATATGGGCAGCTCAG GTTGGGAAACACGAAGCCATCGTCAAGAATGTACATGATCTTCTTGCCAAGCTAGCCTGGGATTTCTCTCCTGAGCAGTTGGACCATTTGTTTGACTGCTTCCAG GAGAGCTGGTCATCCGCCTCCACCAAGCAACGAGAGAAACTTTTAGAATTAATCCGTCGACTAGCCGAGGATGACAAAGATGGAGTGATGGCACATAAAGTACTTGGTTTACTGTGGGCCTTAGCTCATCAGCAGGATGTACCAACGGATATTATGGATCAAGCTCTCCATGCTCATACCAAGATTCTGGATTATAGCTGCTCACAG GACCGAGATGCCCAGAAGATTCGTTGGATTGATCAATTCGTTGAGGAACTACGGAAGGACAAGTGGGTTATACCAGCGCTGAAACAAATCAAAGAGATTTGCTGCTTGTTTGGAGAG GCACCCCAGAACTACACCCACGCCCAGCGCTGTCCTCATGTTCAATAtcgtcatgacgtcatcaacatGCTACAGCAGAAACACTCCCTCGTCACCTTAGTAGCTGAGAACTTATCCAGTTATATGAACCATGCCAGGCAGATCGCTAaag AAAACCCAGAGGTTGACCCCCATGATGTATCAACAGACAGCCGATACAGCCACGTTCAACAAGTGCAAGAGAGACTTAATTATCTGAG GTTCCTTCTGAAAGATGGTCAGCTGTGGCTATGTGCCCCTCAGGCTAAACAGATCTGGAACTGCTTAGCTGAAAACTCTGTCTACGTCAGTGATAGGGAAGCGTGTTTCAAATGGTTCTCGAAT TTGATGGGTGAGGAGCCTGACCTGGACCCTGAGATCAACAAAGATTTCTTTGAGAATAACATCCTTCAACTGGAGCCTTCTCTACTAACAGAAAATGGCATAAT GTGTTTTGATCGTTTCTTCAAAGCGGTGAATTCCAAGGAGGGTAAACTGGTTCCTAAGAGACGTAACTACCTGATGGACGACCTAGAGCTGATTGGTCAAGACTACCTTTGGAGAGTCGTCCTCTGTGCATCTGATGAGATCGCTAATAGAGCCATTGATTTGTTGAAGGAGATCAACACTAATCTAGGACCAAGGTTACAAGGTGCTCAG GTTGACATCCATGAGGATTTCATCCAGTCCTGTATGGATCGTCTGAAAGCGATGTATGATACTCTCCGTATCCTTCAAGAAGATAAAGATGGAAACGATAAGGTGCAGCAGGAGGCGGTGAGGATGACTCGAGTCTTGACGGTACTCAGAGAGTACATCAGTGAATATGATTCAGAGTATACTGAGGAGAGAACTATTCTGCCAATGGCCAG AGCTCATAGAGGCAAACATGTGACGCTACTTGTGCGATTCCCAAACCAAGGACGTCAGGGTGACGATATTGATATATGGTCCCATACCAATGAATCTTTAGCATCAGTAAGGAGGCAGATACTGCTCAG AGTCAAGGCTAACACGACGACAACTCGAGTTGATCTTTATGTGAATGGTGAGCTCCTAGACCCAACGGAAGATCGAAGGCTAGTCGGAAAAATTCCTCTCAGAGACAAAACA CTGATTACAGCCAAGCTATGCCCCGTGGGTACCAACATGCCTTCATCACCAGATAGCTCATCAGATTCCTCCACTGGTTCCCCGCATCATCCTTCTGAAGGACCCAATGTAGAAGCAGAGAAAAGTCTACCGGGAGTG CTAATGTCAACCCAGCATAAGTACGCAGATTTCATCTTTCATCTTGCTGATATGGGATGTTCATTGGAGATCAATCCACTTAGAGACGGTGCAAGAGCTCTCCTCAAAATCATCCCATctg aTACAGCAACTGTGGATATGTTGAATGAAGTGTGTAAGCACAATTCAAAACTCGGTGAACAATCCTCATCTCCATCTTTAGAATCTCTGTTCTTTGGCTCCTCGCAATCACAAGTACTCTACCATCTAGAG gtgGTGTATTCCTTATTGATGCCTGCTCACATGCCACATGGAGAGTCTGCTTTTGAATTCCAG TATAACTTCTTGAAGAGCGGTGGTGTTATGTGCGTCATGAGTATGCTCACTAAGAACAACTTCCTTCCCAACGCAGACACGGACACAAGAAG ACTGTCCCTCCAAGTTGTCTTGAAGATTGCTAAGCTGATGTTAACCACGGTGGGTTACGCTAAGATCGCCTTCGTTGCCGAGGCTTGTCAGCCAGACTCTGGATCCCAATCTCCACAGCTTCAGGTGTCTGCAAGCACTCACAACCAGGCAGTGGTGTTGCAGCATGCACTGCAGCATATACCTAATCCTAACGCTGAATGTGTGCTAAGGAACGTTGCTGTTAGGCTAGGAAGACATGCAGCTGAAGGG gcAAAGATAGACACGCCAGATCTAAGCGTGGTCAAAGCAGTGCAGAAGATAGCCTGGTCAGCCGGTTGTGGATGTCTGCATCTATTACATGGCTCCAATGAAGAGGTTCACAAAGGCTATGAAAAG GATAATGCGAGAATTCCAGAGAGTGAAGACGTTGCATTATGTCGTGAAGCCCTAGAGGTACTCTCTGTCTGTCTAGCCTTGTGTCCAGCCGCTCTAGAAGCCCTCAACAAGGATAAACCGTGGCAATGTTTTATTATCGACCTCCTTCTACTGTCTAAGAGTCGACCCATCAGGATATCTGCTATGGATCAGTTTCTCTTGATGGCAACCAAGTGCTCCAACGGACATAAACCGCTGTTTTTCTTCATCACGCTCAGCTTTACTGTTCTTCCG AGTACAGCCAAGGACCATTCCAAGCATTGTTCAGAATATTTCTCTTTGCTCTGTCGTCTGCTCAACTATGCCTTCGCTACCAGCACCGCCATGTCTCAGGCTGAAATACTCCTTAATAATGAGATTGACTGGATTAAGAAGATAAGG GATGTTGTCTTGAGTACCGGTGAGAATTACTGCGAGGAAGGTCTTCTAGAAGGTCATCTAGGTATCTCTAAGGAACTTCTTGCCTTCATGCCGTCAGAGAAGAAATTTCAACGTGGCTCAAAGAAAGATGGATGTCAACTTATCAAG GAGCTGATGGAAGACTTCTTATTCCCAGCTTCAAAGATAGTCGTCCAGACTCGTAAGAATGGTGCCGAGACTCCCCTGGACCCCATCAGACCAATCTGCTACACTCCGCCCACCACAAACGCAGCTTTTGACCTCTTGGTGGCGCTATGTAACAATTGTGTACCCAACCTTAAGATGGTCGCAGAGACACTTACGGATATGTACTACTCAG GTACAGAGGTGCCCCTGTCAGAGTGGGAGTACCTACCCCCTGTTGGTCCAAGACCAAACAACGGCTACGTCGGATTGAAGAATGCTGGGGCAACTTGTTATATGAACTCTGTCTTGCAACAG CTGTACATGGTGCCAGATATCCGAATGGTTGTTCTAGCTACAGAGGGAGCAGCCACAGATGTAGATGACGACTTCTCTGGTGATGAAAAGCAAGACACAGAG ACTAACATCGACGTTGGCGATGCTGAGCATAGTGGTAGTCCAGAAGGACAATCAATTCTCTCCAAACAAGAAGAACGGAAGGAATACAACCTGTGTGTCTTGAAGCAAGTACAAGCCATCTTTGGACATCTAGCTGAGAGTAAGCTCCAGTACTACATCCCGAGAGGATTCTGGAAGCATTTCAA GTTATGGGGCGAGCCTGTGAATCTACGAGAGCAGCATGATGCCTTAGAGTTCTTCAATAGTCTAGTAGACAGCCTAGACGATGCTTTGAAGGCCTTCGGTGCCAACGCCGTCTTCGCTAGAGTCCTCGGTGGCTCCTTCGCTGATCAGAAAATCTGTAAAGACTGTCCTCACAG gtACTCGAGAGAGGAATCCTTCACGACTCTGAATGTAGATATTCGTAATCATCAGAATCTTATAGATTCCCTGGAACAATACGTCAAAGGGGATCTGCTAGAGGGCGCTAACGCTTACCACTGCGAGAAGTGTAACAAAAAG gtGGATACAGTAAAGAGGTTGTGTATTAAGAAGTTACCGAGTGTCCTCGCTATCCAGCTCAAGAGATTTGACTACGACTGGGAAAG AGAATGTGCAATAAAATTCAACGACTACTTTGAGTTCCCTCGGGAGTTTGATATGGATCCGTACACAGTAGCTGGACTCGCTAAAATAGAAG GTGAAGTAATCCATGATGAAAGAGAGAGCAGTGACGAGAATGAAGAAGAAACTCCACACAGCACGAGGTATCGTCTAGTAGGCGTAGTGGTCCACAGCGGCCAGGCCAGTGGTGGTCATTATTACTCCTACATACTGCAAAG AAATGGTGATTTAAATGGAAAATGGTACAAGTTTGACGACGGTGAAGTGACGGAATGCCGCATGGATGATGATGAG GAAATGAAGAACCAGTGCTTTGGAGGAGAATACATGGGAGAGGTGTTTGATCACATGCTCAAAAG GATGTCCTACAGGAGGCAGAAACGTTGGTGGAATGCGTACATCCTCTTCTACGAGCGGATGGACCCGCCTAAGAAAGATCTCGATAAAGCACTGGAAAATCTCACCATCA cCCCAAAGAACCTGATGAAGATGCCAGCATCGATCCAACGCCGTGTCCGACGTCAGAATATCCAATTCATGCACAGTCGTATGCAGTACAGCATAGAATACTTCCAGTTTATCCGGAAATTGGTGACGTGTAACGCTGTGCTGTTTAACATCCCTCAAGGACAGGACCAGTTG GGTCCTGATGCCGAAGAGCTTGCCATGATTAGTATTCAACTAGCATCCAGATTCCTCTTCAGTGTTGGCTTTCATACTAAGAAAACACTACG GGGACCAGCCACCGAGTGGTATGACGCCCTCTATGTTCTATTACGGAGCAGCAGGAATGTCCGTCGGTGGTTTGCCCAACATGTTCTCTTTGCACATCCGTCAAGGTTCTCAGAGTACCTTCTGGAATGTCCCAGCTCAGAG GTTCGGAATGCGTTTGCTAAAGTCATCGTAATCTTAGCTCACTTCTCGCAGCCAGATGGTCCTTTTAGTCCACAGGGACATG TGGGTCAAAGTTCAGAGACAGCTGGTACCCTGAGTGACTATCTACTCCATGCTGTCTTGTCTCTTCTTAAAAAGGAGGTCTCTGACCATGGAAGACACTTGACACAGTACTTCCATCTCTTTCAGATGTATGCTAACCTTGGTGTACCAGAG AGAACACAACTACTGAAGCTGAACGTACCATCAACCTTCATGCTAGTAGCTTTGGATGAAGGACCTGGACCAGCTATCAAGTACCAGTATGcagaacttggcaaactctacTCCGTCGTGTCTCAACTAGTCAGATGTTGTGATGTCAGCTCACTAACTCAGTCATCAGTGGCG gGAAATGCCGCTGTTGATAACCCCCATGGTGATAACGTCTGTATCCAATCCATCATGCCGATTCAACAACAAGTAGCAGATCAGCTGTTCCTAAGAGGTGGTTATGTCAAGAAACTTATTGAAGATTGTAACAACTCAGATGAGACGACCAAACTTCTTAAG TTCTGCAGCTGGGAGAATCCCAAGTTCTCTTCGATGGTACTTGGTGAGCTTCTATGGCAGGTAGCTTACTCCTATACGTATGAGTTAAGACCCTACCTAGATCTACTCCTACAGATGCTCCTCCTGGAAGATTCATGGCAGAATCATCGCATCTTGAACGCTCTCAAAG GTATACCAGACGACCGGGACGGATTATTCGACACAGTGCAACGTTCCAAGAACCACTATCAGAAGCGCGCTTATCAGTGCATCAAATGCATGGTTTCCCTCTTCTCAAACTGCGAAGCAGCGGGCAGGCTGCTGGCATCACACGGTGATCTCAAACGCAAATGGAACTGGTCGGTAGAATGGCTTGGAGATGAACTGGAAAGG agaCCATACTCGGCCAATGCTCAGTACACGTATAATAATTGGTCACCACCGGCTCAGTCCAATGAGACATCCAATGGCTACTTCTTGGAACGATCGCACAGCGCTCGTATCACACTCGCTAAAGCTTGCGAGCTCTGCCCTGATGAt GAACCAGAAGATCTAGATGCCATGGATGAGCAGGAGGGGTCACCTCAAGACGATCCTCCGGTTACCAACTACCAACAACATCTGCCCCACCTACAGCAGCCTAATAACCAAACAATCACATCACAG GCGCAAGATGAAGAAACATCACCACAGGAAGAAACGCCCGCAACTACTAACGTTCAAAATAAACCCCAGCAAGCACCCAACAACCAACAGAATGTAACAGCACAG AACAGTCAGCTACAGCCACAAGTGCCAAACAACCAGCAGCCTCAGAATTTCCCCCCAAACAACCACCAAGCTAATATCCACAGACACCCAAATGCTATCAACAACACCCTTCATGGCCCGCCCAACCCCCCAGCTCATCGGGGGCAGCCAGGAGAGGAGACGCCCGAACAGACCACAACAACAGAGGAAGGAGAGGCGTATCCTAGCAACAAGGATAAAGAAGCGCAATAA